Proteins encoded together in one Benincasa hispida cultivar B227 chromosome 1, ASM972705v1, whole genome shotgun sequence window:
- the LOC120092698 gene encoding uncharacterized protein LOC120092698, with protein sequence MFEYRQTGEGSLGARLLRIRQEGSYSNYVKKFVAYSAHLLDLTEDVLKDTFINGLEPTLRVEVISRKPTTLEECMREAQLVSDRNMALKLALADLGVVGPGRKETQMKEGATSERKSGRPMDVQAIKHITLPVKGNHVKRDPPMKRLLDSEFRDQLDKGLCFRCNEKYALGCRCKVKENRELMLFITNKEEETVVDEEEGEELKEMKAIEDEDKAEIVLRSMFGLSARGTMKLKGELKGKEVLVLIDCETTHNFVHQKIVRELHLPIDKKNFNVVIENGTVIQEEGVCKALELNPPALTVKTDFLAIDLRQMDLVLGIPWLCTTGFIGVHWPSLTMSFLAGNSQVVFARIPH encoded by the coding sequence ATGTTTGAATACAGGCAGACTGGAGAAGGAAGTTTGGGTGCGCGACTACTGAGGATAAGGCAAGAAGGATCATACTCAAACTATGTGAAGAAGTTTGTAGCATATTCAGCTCATCTTCTCGACTTAACAGAGGATGTTCTCAAAGATACCTTCATCAATGGGCTGGAACCTACGTTGAGGGTAGAGGTGATTAGCAGAAAACCAACAACCTTGGAGGAATGTATGCGCGAAGCCCAGTTAGTGAGTGATAGAAACATGGCCCTGAAGCTAGCACTAGCGGACCTGGGTGTAGTTGGGCCGGGTAGGAAAGAAACCCAAATGAAAGAGGGTGCAACATCTGAAAGAAAGAGTGGGAGACCGATGGATGTGCAAGCTATAAAACACATCACCTTACCAGTGAAAGGTAACCACGTGAAAAGAGATCCTCCCATGAAGCGCCTATTAGATAGTGAGTTTCGTGACCAGCTGGACAAGGGCCTTTGTTTTAGATGTAATGAGAAATACGCACTTGGCTGTAGATGCAAAGTCAAGGAAAATCGCGAGCTCATGCTATTTATTACCAACAAAGAAGAGGAAACGGTCGTGGATGAAGAGGAAGGAGAAGAGCTAAAGGAGATGAAAGCCATAGAGGACGAAGATAAAGCAGAAATTGTTCTGAGATCCATGTTTGGGTTGTCCGCTCGAGGAACAATGAAGCTAAAAGGGGAGTTGAAGGGAAAAGAAGTCCTTGTGCTAATAGACTGTGAAACAACCCACAACTTTGTTCATCAGAAAATAGTAAGAGAGCTGCATCTTCCAATCGACAAAAAAAACTTCAATGTGGTGATCGAGAATGGTACGGTAATACAAGAGGAAGGAGTATGCAAAGCCCTGGAGTTGAATCCTCCCGCCCTGACCGTGAAGACTGACTTTCTTGCCATTGATCTCAGACAAATGGACCTGGTGTTAGGGATACCATGGCTATGTACAACAGGGTTTATAGGAGTGCATTGGCCTTCACTAACCATGTCTTTCTTGGCAGGTAACTCACAAGTCGTATTCGCGAGGATCCCTCATTGA
- the LOC120070303 gene encoding uncharacterized protein LOC120070303 isoform X1, which translates to MQANADSDCDISEDDDFHSTEGAMEEKEELQLNLRLDRLKGKQCALEFSPASGAKRLNEDSPPGCATKRQTGVCSWFPVNKETKVVKVLNNSASFSSSYIAYSGACSSDKGIRGKAKPKFRFHSQRREQSCSVICEDRLCSASISKVYNLSDTFDAFASRTEKYPAAECLEDLVEEFEDQSDIGPALNCGNSESSIAELLDVLKDKNSSLDGHLEWRSQLGGKMLPIVEKRALVTSVDRRADSEDSHISSDNESSDHEVNDQNLKLAGLCTNEQSITDRFEEALVAACMDAERTSGLVPNPLGIGLFGKLQQVMQSEKEREINFLNGLHCSTTPNGCIDVKILSRYLDAKLTVCSCLFINMERSLLQNGDESIATEGEKRTVIFSQRVCSVVELEVGNLIRINPPWKEVPVDRAHNIILSTYFAQLT; encoded by the exons ATGCAGGCGAATGCAGACTCTGACTGCGACATCTCCG AGGACGATGATTTTCATTCAACTGAAGGAGCTATGGAGGAAAAG GAAGAACTTCAGCTCAATTTAAGGCTGGACAGGCTCAAAG GCAAGCAATGTGCTCTCGAATTCTCTCCTGCCTCTGGTGCCAAGAGGTTAAATGAAGATAGTCCTCCTGGTTGTGCAACTAAAAGGCAAACTGGTGTATGCTCATGGTTTCCAGTAAACAAAGAAACCAAGGTAGTTAAGGTTCTGAATAACAGTGCTTCCTTTTCTTCATCCTATATAGCATACTCTGGAGCATGCAGCTCAGATAAAG GAATCAGAGGCAAAGCCAAACCTAAATTTAGGTTTCATTCACAGAGGAGAGAACAATCATGCTCTGTTATTTGTGAGGATAGACTCTGCTCAGCATCCATATCCAAGGTTTATAATTTATCTGATACCTTTGATGCTTTTGCGTCAAGAACTGAGAAGTATCCAGCTGCAGAATGTCTCGAAGATTTGGTGGAAGAATTTGAAGACCAATCTGACATAGGACCTGCGCTGAACTGTGGAAATAGTGAGAGTTCAATTGCTGAGCTTTTAGATGTCCTCAAAGATAAGAATAGCTCACTAGATGGACATCTTGAATGG CGTAGCCAACTTGGAGGGAAAATGCTCCCAATTGTTGAGAAGAGAGCTCTTGTTACATCTGTAGATAGAAGGGCTGACAGTGAAGATTCCCATATTTCCTCGGATAACGAGTCAAGTGACCATGAG GTCAATGATCAGAACTTGAAGCTTGCAGGCCTATGTACAAATGAGCAATCAATTACGGATAGATTTGAGGAAGCTTTAGTTGCTGCATGTATGGACGCTGAAAGGACTTCTGGGTTGGTGCCAAATCCACTAGG AATTGGCTTATTTGGAAAGCTGCAGCAAGTCATGCAGAgcgaaaaagaaagagagatcaACTTCTTGAATGGGCTACATTGCAGCACAACTCCAAATG GCTGCATTGATGTAAAGATCCTATCAAGATACTTGGATGCAAAGTTAACAGTATGCTCTTGCCTCTTTATAAACATGGAG CGCTCTCTGTTGCAAAATGGTGATGAATCCATTGCAACCGAAGGTGAAAAAAGGACAGTTATTTTCAGCCAACGAGTTTGCAGCGTTGTCGAACTTGAAGTTGGGAACTTAATTCGTATCAACCCTCCATG GAAAGAAGTTCCGGTTGATCGTGCTCACAATATTATCTTGTCAACATATTTCGCCCAACTCACTTGA
- the LOC120070303 gene encoding uncharacterized protein LOC120070303 isoform X3 gives MQANADSDCDISEDDDFHSTEGAMEEKEELQLNLRLDRLKGIRGKAKPKFRFHSQRREQSCSVICEDRLCSASISKVYNLSDTFDAFASRTEKYPAAECLEDLVEEFEDQSDIGPALNCGNSESSIAELLDVLKDKNSSLDGHLEWRSQLGGKMLPIVEKRALVTSVDRRADSEDSHISSDNESSDHEVNDQNLKLAGLCTNEQSITDRFEEALVAACMDAERTSGLVPNPLGIGLFGKLQQVMQSEKEREINFLNGLHCSTTPNGCIDVKILSRYLDAKLTVCSCLFINMERSLLQNGDESIATEGEKRTVIFSQRVCSVVELEVGNLIRINPPWKEVPVDRAHNIILSTYFAQLT, from the exons ATGCAGGCGAATGCAGACTCTGACTGCGACATCTCCG AGGACGATGATTTTCATTCAACTGAAGGAGCTATGGAGGAAAAG GAAGAACTTCAGCTCAATTTAAGGCTGGACAGGCTCAAAG GAATCAGAGGCAAAGCCAAACCTAAATTTAGGTTTCATTCACAGAGGAGAGAACAATCATGCTCTGTTATTTGTGAGGATAGACTCTGCTCAGCATCCATATCCAAGGTTTATAATTTATCTGATACCTTTGATGCTTTTGCGTCAAGAACTGAGAAGTATCCAGCTGCAGAATGTCTCGAAGATTTGGTGGAAGAATTTGAAGACCAATCTGACATAGGACCTGCGCTGAACTGTGGAAATAGTGAGAGTTCAATTGCTGAGCTTTTAGATGTCCTCAAAGATAAGAATAGCTCACTAGATGGACATCTTGAATGG CGTAGCCAACTTGGAGGGAAAATGCTCCCAATTGTTGAGAAGAGAGCTCTTGTTACATCTGTAGATAGAAGGGCTGACAGTGAAGATTCCCATATTTCCTCGGATAACGAGTCAAGTGACCATGAG GTCAATGATCAGAACTTGAAGCTTGCAGGCCTATGTACAAATGAGCAATCAATTACGGATAGATTTGAGGAAGCTTTAGTTGCTGCATGTATGGACGCTGAAAGGACTTCTGGGTTGGTGCCAAATCCACTAGG AATTGGCTTATTTGGAAAGCTGCAGCAAGTCATGCAGAgcgaaaaagaaagagagatcaACTTCTTGAATGGGCTACATTGCAGCACAACTCCAAATG GCTGCATTGATGTAAAGATCCTATCAAGATACTTGGATGCAAAGTTAACAGTATGCTCTTGCCTCTTTATAAACATGGAG CGCTCTCTGTTGCAAAATGGTGATGAATCCATTGCAACCGAAGGTGAAAAAAGGACAGTTATTTTCAGCCAACGAGTTTGCAGCGTTGTCGAACTTGAAGTTGGGAACTTAATTCGTATCAACCCTCCATG GAAAGAAGTTCCGGTTGATCGTGCTCACAATATTATCTTGTCAACATATTTCGCCCAACTCACTTGA
- the LOC120070303 gene encoding uncharacterized protein LOC120070303 isoform X2, with translation MQANADSDCDISEDDDFHSTEGAMEEKEELQLNLRLDRLKGKQCALEFSPASGAKRLNEDSPPGCATKRQTGVCSWFPVNKETKVVKVLNNSASFSSSYIAYSGACSSDKGIRGKAKPKFRFHSQRREQSCSVICEDRLCSASISKVYNLSDTFDAFASRTEKYPAAECLEDLVEEFEDQSDIGPALNCGNSESSIAELLDVLKDKNSSLDGHLEWRSQLGGKMLPIVEKRALVTSVDRRADSEDSHISSDNESSDHEVNDQNLKLAGLCTNEQSITDRFEEALVAACMDAERTSGLVPNPLGIGLFGKLQQVMQSEKEREINFLNGLHCSTTPNGCIDVKILSRYLDAKLTVCSCLFINMEYHLLK, from the exons ATGCAGGCGAATGCAGACTCTGACTGCGACATCTCCG AGGACGATGATTTTCATTCAACTGAAGGAGCTATGGAGGAAAAG GAAGAACTTCAGCTCAATTTAAGGCTGGACAGGCTCAAAG GCAAGCAATGTGCTCTCGAATTCTCTCCTGCCTCTGGTGCCAAGAGGTTAAATGAAGATAGTCCTCCTGGTTGTGCAACTAAAAGGCAAACTGGTGTATGCTCATGGTTTCCAGTAAACAAAGAAACCAAGGTAGTTAAGGTTCTGAATAACAGTGCTTCCTTTTCTTCATCCTATATAGCATACTCTGGAGCATGCAGCTCAGATAAAG GAATCAGAGGCAAAGCCAAACCTAAATTTAGGTTTCATTCACAGAGGAGAGAACAATCATGCTCTGTTATTTGTGAGGATAGACTCTGCTCAGCATCCATATCCAAGGTTTATAATTTATCTGATACCTTTGATGCTTTTGCGTCAAGAACTGAGAAGTATCCAGCTGCAGAATGTCTCGAAGATTTGGTGGAAGAATTTGAAGACCAATCTGACATAGGACCTGCGCTGAACTGTGGAAATAGTGAGAGTTCAATTGCTGAGCTTTTAGATGTCCTCAAAGATAAGAATAGCTCACTAGATGGACATCTTGAATGG CGTAGCCAACTTGGAGGGAAAATGCTCCCAATTGTTGAGAAGAGAGCTCTTGTTACATCTGTAGATAGAAGGGCTGACAGTGAAGATTCCCATATTTCCTCGGATAACGAGTCAAGTGACCATGAG GTCAATGATCAGAACTTGAAGCTTGCAGGCCTATGTACAAATGAGCAATCAATTACGGATAGATTTGAGGAAGCTTTAGTTGCTGCATGTATGGACGCTGAAAGGACTTCTGGGTTGGTGCCAAATCCACTAGG AATTGGCTTATTTGGAAAGCTGCAGCAAGTCATGCAGAgcgaaaaagaaagagagatcaACTTCTTGAATGGGCTACATTGCAGCACAACTCCAAATG GCTGCATTGATGTAAAGATCCTATCAAGATACTTGGATGCAAAGTTAACAGTATGCTCTTGCCTCTTTATAAACATGGAG TACCATTTGCTGAAATGA